From a single Arvicanthis niloticus isolate mArvNil1 chromosome 19, mArvNil1.pat.X, whole genome shotgun sequence genomic region:
- the LOC117723950 gene encoding translationally-controlled tumor protein-like, translated as MIIYRDLISHDELFSDISDIADGLCLEMEGKMVSRTEGAIDDSLIGGNASAEGPEGEGTESTVVTGVDIVMNHHLQETSFTNEAYKKYIKDYMKSLKGKLEEQKPERVKPFMTGAAEQIKHILANFDNYQFLIGENMNPDGMVALLDYHEDGVTPFMIFFKDGLDTEKC; from the coding sequence ATGATCATCTACCGGGACCTCATCAGCCATGATGAGCTGTTCTCCGACATCTCCGACATTGCGGACGGGCTGTGCCTGGAGATGGAGGGCAAGATGGTCAGTAGAACAGAGGGTGCCATCGATGACTCGCTCATTGGTGGAAATGCTTCCGCTGAAGGTCCAGAGGGTGAAGGCACTGAAAGCACAGTAGTCACCGGTGTTGACATTGTCATGAACCATCACTTACAAGAAACCAGCTTCACAAACGAGGCCTACAAAAAGTACATCAAAGACTACATGAAATCACTCAAGGGCAAACTTGAAGAACAGAAACCGGAAAGAGTAAAGCCTTTTATGACTGGAGCTGCCGAGCAAATTAAGCACATCCTTGCTAACTTCGATAACTACCAGTTTTTGATTGGTGAGAACATGAATCCAGATGGTATGGTTGCTCTCCTGGACTACCATGAAGATGGTGTGACTCCATTCATGATTTTCTTTAAGGATGGCttagatacagaaaaatgttaa